A genomic stretch from Pristiophorus japonicus isolate sPriJap1 chromosome 6, sPriJap1.hap1, whole genome shotgun sequence includes:
- the b3gnt5a gene encoding lactosylceramide 1,3-N-acetyl-beta-D-glucosaminyltransferase A has translation MTTVYRRGRKRQFLQLVFTCFFFSLILIYWEQLDANVVSHVKSYSYRYLINRYSFLNDSLTLNKEIAASLPSYQYLIKHENKCQDQDVLLLLFVKSSPENRPRRDAIRQTWGNEHFINSELKTTVKVIFVLGVHKDPSQRDLVQDRLLMEDQQHSDLIQQDFYDDFHNLTLKLIFQFTWANAFCQNAKFVMSSDDDVFVHTPNLVNYLRQLDKGLSNFWIGRVHRGAPPIRNKESKYYVSYEMYQWPAYPDYTAGAAYVVSQDVAVKVYEALLTLNSSLYIDDVFMGICAKKMGVSPQQHIYFAGEGKTPYHPCIYSQMMTSHGHVKDIRHLWREATHAKVTSLSSGFWGQLYCRLIKVFLLCKPYYVDTYPCIAAFS, from the coding sequence ATGACTACTGTATACCGAAGAGGAAGAAAACGTCAGTTTCTACAGTTAGTTTTTACTTGTTTTTTCTTCTCCCTTATCCTAATTTATTGGGAGCAGCTGGATGCAAATGTCGTTAGTCATGTGAAGTCTTATTCATACAGGTATCTCATCAATAGGTATAGTTTTTTGAATGATAGCCTGACTCTAAACAAGGAGATAGCAGCTAGCCTTCCCAGTTACCAGTACTTGATAAAACATGAAAACAAATGCCAAGATCAGGACGTGTTGCTCCTTCTGTTTGTGAAGTCATCTCCTGAAAACCGTCCTCGGCGGGATGCTATTCGTCAGACGTGGGGCAATGAACACTTTATAAATTCAGAGTTAAAGACCACTGTAAAAGTGATTTTTGTTTTGGGAGTACATAAAGATCCCTCCCAAAGAGACCTTGTACAGGATAGGTTACTGATGGAAGATCAGCAGCATTCTGACCTTATCCAGCAGGATTTCTATGATGACTTTCACAACCTTACATTGAAACTAATCTTCCAATTCACGTGGGCAAATGCTTTCTGCCAAAATGCTAAATTCGTCATGTCCTCTGATGATGATGTTTTTGTACACACACCAAATCTAGTAAACTACCTGCGACAGCTGGATAAAGGGTTAAGTAATTTCTGGATAGGTCGAGTGCACAGAGGTGCACCCCCTATAAGAAACAAAGAAAGCAAGTACTATGTTTCCTACGAAATGTATCAGTGGCCTGCTTATCCAGATTATACAGCCGGTGCTGCTTATGTTGTGTCTCAGGATGTGGCAGTGAAAGTCTATGAGGCCTTATTGACCCTAAACAGCAGCCTTTATATAGATGATGTTTTTATGGGTATATGTGCCAAAAAGATGGGAGTATCACCACAACAACATATATATTTTGCTGGTGAAGGAAAGACCCCTTATCATCCTTGTATTTATAGCCAAATGATGACCTCTCACGGCCATGTGAAAGATATCCGCCATTTGTGGAGGGAGGCTACCCATGCAAAAGTGACTTCTCTTTCCTCTGGATTTTGGGGACAACTTTATTGTCGACTGATTAAAGTGTTTCTTCTCTGCAAACCATACTACGTAGACACATATCCTTGTATTGCTGCATTTTCCTAG